One segment of Vagococcus martis DNA contains the following:
- the glyA gene encoding serine hydroxymethyltransferase translates to MDYKKEDAVLWDAIANEKQRQQKTIELIASENFVSEAVMAAQGSVLTNKYAEGYPGRRYYGGCEFVDVVENLAIDRAKDLFQADFANVQAHSGSQANTAAYLSLVEEGDTVMGMDLTAGGHLTHGSPVNFSGKTYNFVSYGVDPVTEVIDYEVVNILARKHQPKLIVAGASAYSRDIDFKKFREIADGVGAKLMVDMAHIAGLVATGLHQNPVPYADVVTSTTHKTLRGPRGGLILTNSPELAKKINSAIFPGIQGGPLEHVLAAKAVAFREALLPEFKDYSKQVLANAKAMARVINRTPGSRLISGDTDNHLLLIDVTGFGLTGKEAEAILDSVHITVNKNTIPFESQSPFVTSGIRIGTPAITTRGFKEDDATKVAELIVEALTYHEEESVLEKVRKEVVELLKSHPLYK, encoded by the coding sequence ATGGATTATAAAAAAGAAGATGCTGTTTTATGGGATGCAATTGCTAATGAAAAACAAAGACAACAAAAAACAATTGAATTAATTGCTTCAGAGAATTTCGTATCAGAAGCTGTTATGGCAGCTCAAGGAAGTGTGTTAACAAACAAATATGCTGAAGGATATCCTGGACGCAGATATTATGGTGGCTGTGAGTTTGTTGATGTAGTAGAAAATTTAGCAATTGATCGTGCGAAAGATTTATTCCAAGCAGATTTTGCTAATGTTCAAGCTCATTCAGGTTCACAAGCTAATACAGCTGCTTATTTATCATTGGTTGAAGAAGGCGACACAGTGATGGGAATGGACCTAACAGCAGGTGGGCATTTAACTCATGGGTCTCCAGTAAACTTTAGTGGTAAAACATATAACTTTGTGTCATATGGCGTAGACCCAGTGACAGAAGTGATTGATTATGAAGTGGTAAACATACTTGCAAGAAAACATCAACCAAAATTAATAGTTGCCGGAGCAAGTGCTTATTCACGTGATATTGATTTCAAGAAATTTAGAGAAATCGCTGATGGTGTTGGAGCAAAATTAATGGTTGATATGGCTCATATAGCCGGTCTTGTGGCAACAGGTTTACACCAAAATCCAGTTCCATATGCAGATGTTGTAACATCGACAACACACAAAACATTACGTGGGCCAAGAGGTGGTCTTATTTTAACAAACTCACCTGAATTAGCTAAAAAAATCAATAGTGCTATTTTCCCTGGTATTCAAGGTGGACCTTTAGAGCATGTGCTTGCAGCTAAAGCTGTGGCTTTTAGAGAAGCATTATTACCTGAATTTAAAGACTATAGTAAACAAGTGCTAGCAAACGCTAAAGCAATGGCTAGAGTAATCAATCGAACCCCAGGATCTCGTTTAATTAGTGGCGATACAGATAATCATTTATTATTAATTGATGTAACTGGTTTTGGCTTGACTGGTAAAGAAGCAGAAGCTATTTTAGATAGTGTTCATATCACTGTCAATAAAAATACGATTCCATTTGAAAGTCAAAGTCCATTTGTGACAAGTGGTATTCGTATTGGAACGCCAGCAATTACAACACGTGGATTTAAAGAAGATGATGCAACAAAAGTCGCTGAATTAATTGTTGAAGCACTAACATATCACGAAGAAGAAAGTGTTTTAGAAAAAGTCAGAAAAGAAGTAGTAGAGCTATTAAAAAGCCATCCACTTTATAAATAA
- a CDS encoding VOC family protein: MVNFSLNPNTKLTSVAIKVKDFDRMLSFYQQVVGFDLINEENDMAILGIGSQKRKLLGLISTPDGVEGSNTQTGLNHTSFVFPTRDDLARFIKHLMLMNYPIEGESDHGFCESVYISDPENNRLEFSWDKPRDEWPMVDGKIDGVTKELNIQKRLNRVEGEYTSVPEETKVGHVHLSVSDLEEVYQFYAEKLGFKIQDDDFGSTHLLSVNDYHHQLAINEAQSNGVSPVIHETDLGVDHVTFDIPTMDDLLLLKENLESLGCDFYYNKGKRIIGLYDPSGIHLWFIVFKKENKK, from the coding sequence ATGGTTAACTTTTCATTAAATCCAAACACCAAATTGACTTCTGTTGCCATCAAAGTAAAAGATTTTGACAGAATGTTAAGTTTCTACCAACAAGTTGTTGGGTTTGATTTGATTAATGAAGAAAATGATATGGCTATTTTAGGTATTGGTAGTCAGAAAAGAAAATTGCTGGGATTGATTTCGACACCAGATGGCGTTGAAGGATCAAATACTCAGACTGGATTAAACCATACATCGTTTGTTTTTCCAACTAGAGACGACCTCGCTCGTTTTATCAAACATCTCATGTTAATGAATTATCCAATTGAAGGCGAAAGTGACCATGGATTTTGTGAATCTGTTTATATTAGTGATCCTGAGAATAATCGTTTAGAGTTCAGTTGGGATAAGCCAAGAGATGAATGGCCAATGGTAGATGGTAAAATAGATGGTGTAACCAAAGAATTGAACATTCAAAAACGTTTAAATCGAGTAGAAGGAGAGTATACGTCTGTTCCAGAAGAAACTAAAGTAGGACATGTCCACCTGTCTGTTTCTGATTTAGAAGAAGTATACCAGTTCTATGCTGAAAAATTAGGTTTTAAAATTCAAGATGATGATTTTGGTTCAACTCATTTGCTTTCTGTGAATGACTATCATCACCAATTAGCAATTAATGAAGCTCAATCAAATGGAGTGTCTCCAGTTATCCATGAGACGGATTTGGGAGTAGACCATGTGACATTTGATATACCAACAATGGATGACTTACTTTTATTAAAAGAAAATCTAGAATCACTCGGGTGTGATTTTTATTACAATAAAGGAAAACGAATCATTGGATTGTACGATCCTAGTGGTATTCATTTATGGTTCATCGTTTTTAAAAAAGAAAATAAAAAATAA
- a CDS encoding phosphatidylglycerophosphatase A family protein → MTIKKETLKKMSRQLLLDRGVTIKDIAELVYFLQEKYVQDLTLDMCLENVEAVLNKREVQNAILTGIQLDIAAENHQVLEPLQEILETDEGLYGIDEILALSIVNIYGSIGFTNYGYIDKVKPGILEKLNSHEGNQVHTFLDDIVGAIAAAAASRLAHSEPDRLNERG, encoded by the coding sequence ATGACAATAAAAAAAGAAACACTAAAAAAAATGTCTCGACAATTATTATTAGATCGTGGTGTAACAATTAAGGACATAGCAGAACTAGTTTACTTTCTTCAAGAAAAATATGTACAAGATTTAACTCTTGATATGTGTTTAGAAAATGTTGAAGCTGTTTTAAATAAACGAGAAGTTCAAAATGCTATTTTAACAGGGATTCAACTGGATATCGCCGCAGAAAATCATCAAGTGTTAGAACCTTTACAAGAAATTCTTGAAACTGATGAAGGTTTATATGGCATTGATGAAATATTAGCACTATCTATTGTTAATATATACGGTTCAATCGGTTTTACTAACTATGGTTATATAGATAAAGTCAAACCAGGGATTTTAGAAAAATTGAATTCACATGAAGGCAATCAAGTTCATACCTTTTTAGATGATATTGTCGGAGCTATCGCGGCCGCTGCTGCAAGTCGTCTGGCTCACTCTGAACCTGATCGACTAAACGAAAGAGGCTGA
- a CDS encoding TetR/AcrR family transcriptional regulator, which translates to MPSPTFFRLEEEKQKKIIAACEKEFSDVPIHQASIANIVKYADIPRGSFYQYFEDKDDVFYYICDNLVKEPETTFMTLFKENKGNLFLTMQEFFDYFIHLVLKSKHEKLLKNIFMYMDYKRSSEIIDELGVENRTEKQIMGRKKQRYHQYEELVENIDYSYLRISNTKELKVLLRLLFYTMHASINEIYRSEQMGKKVNIEKVKAEFNMKLDWIAYGVMKDK; encoded by the coding sequence ATGCCAAGTCCCACATTTTTTCGTTTAGAAGAAGAAAAGCAGAAAAAAATTATTGCAGCATGTGAAAAAGAATTTTCTGATGTTCCAATCCATCAAGCATCAATTGCCAATATTGTGAAGTACGCAGATATACCAAGAGGAAGTTTTTATCAATACTTTGAAGATAAAGATGATGTCTTTTATTATATTTGTGATAATTTAGTAAAAGAACCTGAAACAACATTCATGACATTATTTAAAGAAAACAAAGGAAACTTATTTTTAACCATGCAAGAATTTTTTGATTATTTTATACATTTGGTTTTAAAAAGCAAGCATGAAAAGTTATTAAAAAACATTTTTATGTATATGGATTACAAACGATCAAGTGAAATTATTGATGAGTTAGGTGTTGAAAACAGAACAGAAAAACAAATAATGGGTCGAAAAAAACAACGCTATCATCAGTATGAAGAATTAGTAGAAAATATTGATTATTCCTATCTAAGGATATCTAATACTAAAGAATTAAAAGTGTTATTAAGACTGTTATTTTATACAATGCACGCTTCAATTAATGAAATTTATCGTTCAGAACAAATGGGGAAAAAAGTAAATATTGAAAAAGTGAAAGCGGAGTTTAATATGAAGCTAGATTGGATTGCCTATGGGGTAATGAAAGATAAATAG
- a CDS encoding ABC transporter ATP-binding protein, whose amino-acid sequence MRQHGSGGAKGKKAKPKNFWKTTKRLMSYMMKRWYLIALVFVLATASTIFQIRTPKILGEATTEIFSGLMKAKEAMMSGAKVSKIDINFDKIGSILMIVLAMYVASAMFSFLQQFIMTRISQRTVYQLRKEFKEKMGRVPVSYYDTHSNGDIMSRAINDMDNIATTLQQTLTQFVTSILMFFGVLWMMLTISWKLTIVAALTVPLSLIITMIIAPKSQRYFGKQQASLGLLNNQIEESYSGHAVVKSFNHEKDNIDVFEIQNENLYESGWKSQFISAIIMPLMNFVKNISYVFIAVLGGIQVANGHMPLGDVQAFMQYTNQFAQPLSQMANLLNTIQSTIASAERIFDVLDEMEMSDTTVDSSLATPTDAVVSFQHMAFGYDDSELLMKDFNLDVFKGQKVAIVGPTGAGKTTIINLLERFYDVSGGSILYQGKDTRNIKRETLRSHFSMVLQDTWLFTGSIYDNIRYGNMDASEEEVIRAAKAARVDEFVRRLPEGYDTVLNEDASNISQGQRQLITIARAFLVNPDVLILDEATSSVDTRTEILIQEAMDKLLEGRTSFVVAHRLSTIRDADNIIVMDQGDIVETGNHDQLLEKAGFYAELYNSQFSTGVSI is encoded by the coding sequence ATGAGACAACACGGATCTGGTGGAGCAAAAGGAAAAAAAGCAAAGCCAAAGAATTTTTGGAAAACGACCAAACGTTTGATGTCATATATGATGAAGCGTTGGTACTTAATTGCTTTAGTGTTTGTTTTAGCAACAGCCTCTACTATATTTCAAATTCGCACTCCTAAAATATTAGGGGAAGCAACAACTGAAATTTTTTCTGGACTGATGAAAGCAAAAGAAGCCATGATGAGTGGTGCTAAAGTAAGTAAAATAGATATAAACTTTGATAAAATTGGTAGCATATTAATGATTGTATTAGCAATGTACGTTGCTTCAGCTATGTTTAGTTTTTTACAACAATTTATTATGACACGTATTTCTCAACGAACAGTGTATCAATTAAGAAAAGAATTTAAAGAAAAAATGGGACGTGTCCCTGTTTCTTACTATGACACGCATTCAAATGGTGATATTATGTCTCGTGCGATTAACGACATGGATAATATTGCCACAACTCTCCAACAAACGTTAACCCAGTTTGTAACAAGTATTTTAATGTTTTTCGGGGTACTTTGGATGATGTTAACAATCAGCTGGAAATTAACAATTGTTGCAGCGTTGACAGTTCCGCTTAGTTTAATTATTACTATGATTATCGCTCCAAAGTCTCAACGCTATTTTGGAAAACAACAAGCAAGTCTTGGATTGCTAAATAATCAAATAGAGGAAAGCTATAGTGGACATGCAGTGGTTAAAAGTTTTAATCATGAAAAAGATAATATAGATGTATTTGAAATTCAAAATGAGAATTTATATGAATCTGGTTGGAAATCTCAATTTATTTCAGCGATTATTATGCCACTGATGAACTTTGTAAAAAATATTAGTTATGTATTTATTGCTGTATTAGGTGGGATACAAGTAGCAAATGGACACATGCCTTTAGGGGACGTACAAGCATTTATGCAGTACACTAACCAATTTGCTCAACCTCTAAGTCAAATGGCGAATCTGTTAAATACAATTCAATCAACAATTGCTTCGGCTGAACGTATTTTTGATGTATTAGACGAAATGGAAATGAGTGATACAACAGTTGATAGTTCACTTGCTACACCAACAGACGCGGTTGTGTCATTCCAACATATGGCATTTGGTTATGATGATAGTGAATTATTGATGAAAGACTTTAACTTAGATGTATTTAAGGGACAAAAAGTTGCGATTGTAGGACCAACTGGTGCTGGTAAAACAACGATTATTAATTTACTTGAACGCTTTTATGATGTCTCAGGTGGATCAATTTTGTATCAAGGAAAAGACACTCGTAATATTAAACGTGAAACATTACGCTCTCATTTTTCGATGGTACTTCAAGATACATGGCTATTCACTGGCTCAATTTATGACAATATTCGTTATGGTAATATGGATGCTAGTGAAGAAGAGGTTATTCGTGCCGCAAAAGCAGCTCGTGTGGATGAATTTGTTCGTCGTTTACCTGAAGGTTATGATACAGTCTTAAACGAAGATGCATCAAATATTTCTCAAGGACAAAGACAATTAATCACGATTGCACGAGCCTTTTTAGTTAATCCAGATGTTTTAATTTTGGATGAAGCAACTTCTAGTGTTGATACAAGAACTGAAATATTGATACAAGAAGCAATGGATAAGTTATTAGAAGGTCGTACAAGTTTTGTTGTGGCTCATAGATTATCAACAATTCGCGATGCAGATAACATTATTGTGATGGATCAAGGAGACATTGTTGAAACAGGAAATCATGATCAATTGCTTGAAAAAGCCGGTTTCTATGCTGAACTGTATAACAGTCAATTTTCAACTGGTGTAAGTATTTAA
- a CDS encoding L-threonylcarbamoyladenylate synthase yields the protein METKIYHQEDIKQAARVIKQGGLVSFPTETVYGLGADATNSKAVKKVYAAKGRPSDNPLIVHVASKEMVAQYVSGISDKANQLMETFWPGPLTLILPLSEEANLSISMTDQLETAAFRMPNNDLTLSLIRESNLPLVGPSANTSGKPSPTTATHVFNDLNGKIEAILDDGECEVGIESTVIDMSQLDKPTILRPGAITKEEIEKIIGEVLIDTHLVDDKQAPKSPGMKYKHYSPDAEVIIVDGSINDWRHAINYYKSQQKKVAILSSQAIYDELDDYSVFAHYILSENKDVKSAMHHLFSGLRQLDADLLGHDGIILAEGYDETSENMGYMNRLKKAANQTFFRK from the coding sequence ATGGAGACAAAAATCTATCATCAAGAAGACATTAAACAAGCAGCACGTGTCATAAAACAAGGTGGTTTAGTATCGTTTCCAACAGAAACAGTTTATGGTTTGGGGGCAGATGCGACTAATAGTAAAGCAGTAAAAAAAGTCTATGCAGCAAAAGGAAGACCTAGCGATAACCCATTAATCGTTCATGTTGCTTCAAAAGAAATGGTTGCACAATATGTAAGTGGCATTTCTGATAAGGCAAATCAATTAATGGAAACTTTTTGGCCAGGACCTTTAACACTTATACTACCGTTATCTGAGGAAGCCAATCTGTCGATTAGTATGACAGACCAATTGGAAACAGCAGCATTTAGAATGCCAAATAATGATTTAACATTGTCATTAATACGTGAATCTAATCTGCCACTTGTTGGTCCAAGTGCTAATACATCAGGTAAACCATCCCCTACAACAGCTACACATGTGTTCAATGATTTAAATGGAAAAATTGAAGCCATATTAGATGATGGAGAATGTGAAGTAGGGATTGAGTCAACAGTTATAGACATGAGTCAATTAGATAAACCAACGATATTAAGACCTGGAGCTATCACAAAAGAAGAAATTGAAAAAATAATTGGGGAAGTATTGATTGATACGCATCTTGTAGATGATAAACAAGCACCAAAATCACCAGGAATGAAGTATAAGCACTATTCACCTGACGCTGAGGTGATTATTGTTGATGGATCAATTAATGACTGGAGACACGCGATTAACTATTATAAATCGCAACAAAAAAAAGTGGCGATTTTGTCAAGTCAAGCTATCTATGATGAATTAGATGATTATTCGGTATTTGCTCATTATATTTTATCTGAAAATAAAGACGTGAAATCAGCTATGCATCATTTGTTTAGCGGATTAAGACAATTAGATGCTGATTTATTGGGACATGATGGTATTATTCTAGCTGAAGGATATGATGAAACCAGTGAAAATATGGGATATATGAATCGATTAAAAAAAGCAGCAAATCAAACATTTTTTAGAAAATAA
- a CDS encoding NAD(P)/FAD-dependent oxidoreductase yields MTKEIYDITIIGGGPAGIFAAFYAGMRQAKTKIIESLPQLGGQLSLLYPEKLIYDVAGFPNIKAQQLVDQLVEQIKPFDQTICLDEEVLQIEKEDDMFKLITKKGSHYSKTVIIAAGNGAFQPKRLTTEGHEYYEGKGLHYFVTDMEQFRGKDIMICGGGDSAVDWALMLEDVAKSVKLVHRRPTFRAHEHSISLLEQSSVDIETPFVIQELHGDEQQLTGVTLFNPKKDESKTIDVSDLLVNYGFSSSLGPIKNWPIKLTRQSIVTDSATRTSVEGIFAIGDISTYDGKVELIATGFGEAPIAVNHAVNHINPKERIQPMHSTSLFDQ; encoded by the coding sequence ATGACAAAAGAAATATATGATATTACAATTATTGGTGGTGGACCTGCTGGGATTTTTGCTGCTTTTTATGCAGGAATGAGACAAGCTAAAACTAAAATTATTGAATCTCTACCACAACTTGGAGGACAACTTAGTTTACTTTATCCGGAAAAACTCATTTATGATGTAGCAGGATTTCCAAATATCAAAGCACAACAATTAGTCGATCAATTAGTTGAACAAATTAAACCGTTTGATCAAACGATTTGTTTGGATGAAGAAGTGTTACAAATAGAAAAAGAAGATGACATGTTTAAACTCATCACCAAAAAAGGCTCGCACTATTCCAAAACAGTGATTATCGCTGCCGGTAATGGGGCGTTTCAACCAAAACGATTAACAACTGAAGGTCATGAGTATTATGAAGGAAAAGGCCTACACTATTTTGTGACTGACATGGAACAATTTAGAGGAAAAGATATCATGATTTGTGGTGGTGGTGATTCAGCAGTTGATTGGGCATTGATGCTTGAAGATGTTGCTAAATCTGTCAAACTGGTTCATCGTCGTCCAACGTTTAGAGCACACGAACATAGTATCAGCTTATTAGAACAATCCAGTGTCGACATTGAAACACCCTTTGTTATTCAAGAATTACATGGAGATGAACAACAATTAACAGGTGTTACCTTATTTAATCCAAAAAAAGATGAGTCAAAAACGATAGACGTATCTGATTTACTCGTTAATTATGGTTTTTCTTCTTCACTAGGGCCAATAAAAAATTGGCCAATAAAATTAACGCGTCAATCAATTGTAACGGATTCTGCTACTAGAACGTCTGTTGAAGGGATTTTTGCGATTGGGGATATTTCAACGTATGATGGGAAAGTTGAACTCATCGCAACTGGATTTGGTGAAGCTCCGATTGCCGTTAATCATGCAGTAAACCACATAAATCCTAAAGAACGTATTCAACCGATGCACAGTACTAGTTTATTTGACCAATAA
- a CDS encoding ABC transporter ATP-binding protein, whose product MLRIIKRMSLPAVLGAILFMVIQITSDLYLPTLTSNIIDNGVTKGDIPYIWRVGFVMIGISFIGILASIANTFIATRQAQKLGKKLRSEIYEKVEYSSQREFDKIGTASLITRTTNDVNQIQMVSQMFLRIMINAPITLIGASVLAFYRDRELTKIFLYVIPMIILVVGVTMYFAIPLFKSLQEKTDRLNLVFREGLTGVRVIRAFNQTKFEENRFDEANKDYTNTAVKVNTLMSFLLPVITFIISVTNVSIIWFGGHNIAEGTLEVGNMMAFMTYAMQILMSFVMMAMIFVFVPRAQASAVRINEVLDMKDDIKNPDSPKAFNSDSSLTFKQVSYSYSGAEKPALSGVDFTAKKGETVAIIGGTGSGKSTLVNLIPRFFDTTEGEILVDECNVKDVLQHELREKVSFVPQKAVLFTGTIRSNMQYGKENATDDEIWQALEIAQAKSFVFELPDGLDSKVEQGGTNFSGGQRQRLCIARALIKDASVYVFDDSFSALDFKTDAALRKALKESITEAVVVIVAQRISTVVDADTILVLDDGVMVGRGDHQTLKATNDTYQEIISSQLSKEEIA is encoded by the coding sequence ATGTTAAGAATTATAAAACGAATGTCTCTACCAGCAGTTTTAGGGGCTATTTTATTCATGGTAATTCAAATTACCAGCGATTTGTATTTACCGACACTTACGTCAAATATTATTGACAATGGTGTTACTAAGGGAGATATCCCATACATTTGGCGCGTTGGTTTTGTGATGATAGGTATTTCATTTATCGGAATATTAGCATCTATTGCTAATACATTTATTGCCACCAGACAAGCGCAAAAACTAGGCAAAAAATTGCGTTCTGAGATTTATGAAAAAGTAGAATATTCATCTCAACGTGAATTTGACAAAATTGGAACAGCGTCTTTAATTACCAGAACAACCAATGATGTTAATCAAATTCAAATGGTTAGTCAGATGTTCTTAAGAATCATGATTAATGCACCAATCACATTAATTGGTGCAAGTGTTTTGGCTTTTTATCGTGACAGAGAACTGACAAAAATATTTTTATATGTCATTCCAATGATTATATTAGTTGTTGGTGTTACGATGTATTTTGCGATTCCCTTATTCAAAAGTTTACAAGAAAAAACAGATAGATTGAACTTAGTATTTCGTGAAGGACTAACAGGCGTACGTGTTATCCGTGCATTTAATCAAACAAAATTTGAAGAAAATCGTTTTGATGAGGCTAATAAAGACTACACAAACACAGCCGTAAAGGTAAATACATTGATGTCATTCTTACTACCTGTGATTACGTTCATTATTAGTGTGACAAATGTATCCATCATTTGGTTTGGTGGTCATAATATAGCGGAAGGAACGCTTGAAGTAGGTAACATGATGGCGTTTATGACGTATGCTATGCAAATTTTAATGAGTTTTGTGATGATGGCGATGATTTTTGTGTTTGTGCCCCGTGCTCAAGCATCAGCTGTTCGTATTAACGAAGTACTTGACATGAAAGACGATATTAAAAATCCAGATTCACCAAAAGCATTTAATTCAGATAGTTCATTAACATTTAAACAAGTTAGTTATAGCTACAGTGGTGCTGAAAAACCAGCTTTATCTGGTGTTGATTTTACCGCAAAAAAAGGTGAAACTGTGGCTATTATCGGAGGAACTGGTTCAGGTAAATCTACTCTGGTCAATTTAATTCCCCGTTTCTTTGATACAACGGAAGGTGAAATATTAGTTGATGAATGCAATGTAAAAGATGTCTTGCAGCATGAACTGAGAGAGAAAGTCAGTTTTGTACCACAAAAAGCAGTATTATTTACCGGAACAATCCGATCAAATATGCAGTACGGGAAAGAAAATGCGACAGACGACGAGATTTGGCAAGCTTTAGAAATAGCGCAAGCAAAATCATTTGTTTTTGAATTACCAGATGGTTTGGATAGTAAAGTTGAGCAAGGTGGAACAAACTTCTCCGGTGGACAACGTCAACGTCTATGTATAGCTAGAGCACTTATAAAAGACGCGTCAGTCTACGTGTTTGATGATTCCTTCTCAGCACTTGATTTTAAAACAGATGCTGCTCTTCGAAAGGCATTGAAAGAGTCGATCACTGAAGCAGTAGTCGTCATAGTAGCACAAAGAATTAGTACCGTGGTGGATGCTGATACGATTCTTGTATTAGACGATGGTGTCATGGTAGGTCGTGGCGATCACCAAACGCTTAAAGCAACCAATGATACCTATCAAGAAATTATTTCATCACAGTTGAGTAAGGAGGAAATAGCATGA
- a CDS encoding transposase, translating into MKQSIGMELSDPVSLKDLAKRHFVSTTTISKILNLLGKELSNNFTDLPQNLCFDEFTSVKNKQGKYSFIYSDSVSHQIIDILPDNKSHTLESHFSKIKI; encoded by the coding sequence GTGAAACAATCTATTGGCATGGAGTTGTCCGATCCTGTCTCATTGAAAGACTTAGCTAAAAGACATTTTGTATCAACTACTACAATCAGTAAAATTCTTAATTTATTAGGAAAAGAGCTGTCAAATAACTTTACTGATTTGCCCCAAAACTTGTGTTTTGATGAATTTACATCTGTCAAAAATAAACAAGGTAAATATAGTTTTATCTATTCAGATTCTGTTTCACATCAAATCATTGATATTTTGCCTGATAATAAATCTCATACATTGGAGAGTCACTTCTCAAAAATAAAGATTTAA